Proteins co-encoded in one Desulfitobacterium hafniense DCB-2 genomic window:
- a CDS encoding DnaJ C-terminal domain-containing protein, with the protein MQYKDYYQILGVDKKATLEEIKKAYRGLTKKYHPDINPGNKEAEEKYKEINEAYEVLGDPEKREKYDNFGNEFNYHNGYNFDPSQFGFGNGQFEFKTAGAGDYSDFFNLFFGEGGLDGFFGQKGPRTRGARSQFAYPGEDIESELHITLEEGFHGAEKQLSLRGRNGQKSLSVKIPKGINEGEKIRLKGQGEQGINGGENGDLYLTIRLHPHRNYIQEGINLTTTVDVLPWDAALGSEVTVKTLDSTIKVRIPPGIQTDSKIRIAGKGYIDRKGTRGDLYIKVRIINPTSISPEMKSLYEKLKDLSK; encoded by the coding sequence TTGCAATATAAGGATTATTATCAAATTCTCGGTGTAGATAAAAAGGCGACCCTTGAGGAAATCAAAAAGGCCTATCGAGGCCTGACCAAAAAATATCACCCGGACATTAATCCGGGCAACAAGGAAGCTGAGGAAAAGTATAAGGAGATCAATGAAGCCTACGAAGTTCTGGGGGATCCTGAAAAACGGGAGAAATACGACAACTTTGGCAATGAATTCAACTACCATAACGGCTATAATTTTGACCCCTCCCAATTTGGGTTCGGGAATGGCCAGTTTGAATTTAAGACTGCCGGAGCAGGTGATTACAGCGATTTCTTCAACCTCTTTTTTGGCGAAGGCGGTTTGGACGGCTTCTTTGGTCAAAAAGGTCCCCGCACCCGGGGAGCACGTTCCCAATTTGCCTATCCCGGGGAGGATATTGAGTCGGAGCTGCACATCACATTGGAAGAAGGCTTTCATGGCGCGGAAAAACAGCTCTCTCTAAGAGGCAGGAATGGACAGAAAAGTCTCTCTGTGAAAATTCCCAAGGGGATTAACGAAGGAGAAAAGATCCGGCTTAAAGGACAAGGTGAGCAAGGGATTAACGGCGGAGAAAACGGGGATTTATATCTCACTATTCGCTTACATCCCCATAGAAACTATATTCAGGAAGGAATTAATCTTACCACCACAGTGGATGTGCTCCCTTGGGATGCTGCTTTAGGATCGGAAGTAACCGTGAAAACCCTGGATTCCACCATCAAAGTCAGAATACCCCCAGGAATACAGACGGATAGTAAGATTCGCATCGCTGGCAAAGGATATATCGATCGTAAGGGGACCCGGGGAGACCTCTATATCAAAGTACGAATCATCAACCCGACCTCGATCAGCCCGGAAATGAAGAGCTTGTATGAAAAGCTAAAGGATTTGTCAAAGTAG
- a CDS encoding DUF6056 family protein, translated as MVKNLRAYWQARASLLRREWLMLLVFLFAMLWIHRYIFLYADDLYYSRDAQYGLNYLPEALLDELNSNGRVWIGGAMVLALKPQIEFFRILNPLILMLTVYILAKMAAFSYSSRQGKKGNPALGLALLCASLFFLLLPLKIAHTTIYYAACAFNYLYPMALVLVYAYLLYTRISSGSRGEKVLLLILAFFVGSSTQQAGMIGIGFTIMISLYLSLIRRKLPFRTFLPLYGVMLLGYTLIIYGSLKRLLWEKTAGNEVVLMDVITELIKTNIFSLPAAPFVLLISLSCIFWLVLFSRPGSLADDCPAIAATLSSSEWSRAAAPEFEDGRPLGRKQRLFNRAFAVLLGVALIGYIYFLLYKNIPFELTHENLRSFSGLSVIAFVFLYLSALVYLSVVLLMKKNAPFLFFNTINALGAQIMLIVVDARFAAAYKVMFPSLLLLSVFIFYSVLAFRQNILYLVLACFLVALSLQQKALILVGVVCLGLSLIHCLYSIYHERESQRRLKLMQTSLGVFFCFISVLVFGATLQGYYQASIPQNYNLEAIKEYHEAEKKGGLLLKKVPPSYYGYGLGNWNDMPYFMKECYGIKEDTPIDYID; from the coding sequence TTGGTTAAGAATCTACGTGCTTATTGGCAAGCCAGAGCCAGTTTATTAAGGAGAGAGTGGCTGATGCTCCTTGTTTTCCTTTTCGCTATGCTCTGGATTCATCGTTACATTTTCCTTTATGCTGATGATTTATACTACAGCCGGGATGCTCAATACGGGCTGAATTACCTTCCCGAAGCTCTCCTGGATGAACTGAACTCCAATGGGCGGGTCTGGATCGGCGGCGCAATGGTTCTGGCCCTTAAACCCCAGATAGAGTTTTTCCGCATTCTCAATCCTCTTATCTTGATGCTGACAGTCTACATCCTGGCCAAAATGGCTGCTTTCTCCTATTCCTCGCGCCAGGGAAAAAAGGGCAATCCTGCTTTGGGGCTTGCCCTGCTCTGTGCTTCCTTGTTCTTTCTCTTGTTGCCTCTGAAGATTGCTCATACGACCATTTATTATGCTGCCTGTGCCTTTAATTATCTCTATCCCATGGCCCTTGTTCTGGTCTATGCCTATCTGCTCTACACCCGGATAAGTTCCGGGAGTAGAGGTGAAAAAGTTTTGCTGCTGATTCTGGCCTTTTTTGTCGGCTCCTCCACGCAGCAGGCGGGAATGATCGGCATCGGCTTTACAATAATGATCTCTCTCTATCTTTCTTTGATCCGCAGAAAGTTACCCTTCAGAACCTTTCTTCCCCTTTACGGAGTCATGTTATTAGGATATACACTGATCATCTATGGCTCTTTAAAGCGTTTGCTCTGGGAGAAGACGGCCGGTAATGAGGTTGTGCTTATGGACGTCATAACCGAGCTGATCAAGACGAATATTTTCTCTTTACCTGCGGCTCCTTTCGTGCTGCTCATCAGCCTTAGCTGTATTTTTTGGCTTGTTCTCTTTTCCCGTCCCGGCTCCCTGGCCGATGATTGTCCTGCCATAGCGGCAACCCTCTCCTCTTCGGAATGGTCAAGAGCCGCTGCACCTGAATTTGAGGACGGCAGACCTCTGGGCCGAAAACAACGCCTGTTTAATCGGGCCTTTGCTGTTCTTCTCGGTGTGGCTCTCATAGGGTATATATACTTTCTTCTGTACAAAAATATCCCCTTTGAACTTACTCATGAGAATCTTCGTTCCTTTTCTGGGTTAAGCGTAATCGCTTTTGTTTTTCTCTACCTTTCTGCCTTAGTCTATCTATCTGTGGTCCTGCTGATGAAAAAGAATGCTCCTTTCCTGTTTTTCAACACCATTAATGCCCTAGGGGCCCAGATCATGCTGATCGTTGTGGATGCGCGTTTTGCGGCAGCCTATAAGGTCATGTTTCCCTCTTTGCTCCTCTTAAGTGTCTTTATCTTCTATTCAGTCCTTGCTTTTCGTCAGAATATCCTTTATTTAGTTTTGGCTTGCTTTTTGGTTGCTTTAAGTCTTCAGCAAAAAGCCCTTATCCTTGTCGGCGTTGTGTGCCTTGGACTATCCCTCATTCATTGCCTCTACTCGATTTATCATGAAAGGGAGTCTCAGCGCAGGCTGAAACTTATGCAAACCAGTCTGGGTGTATTTTTCTGCTTTATCTCGGTCCTGGTTTTTGGCGCTACCCTCCAGGGCTACTATCAAGCATCCATCCCGCAGAATTATAATCTGGAGGCCATCAAAGAATACCACGAGGCAGAAAAAAAAGGAGGCCTCCTCCTGAAAAAGGTGCCTCCAAGTTATTATGGTTATGGTCTGGGGAATTGGAATGATATGCCCTACTTTATGAAAGAATGCTATGGCATTAAAGAGGATACGCCTATAGATTATATCGACTGA
- a CDS encoding glycosyltransferase family 2 protein, whose protein sequence is MISIILPVYNEEKQIYVNVQRIRSILLGAKIKHQLIIIDDGSTDGSWSELQRLAEDFNNVLLLKFSRNFGKEAALCAGLETATGDACVILDADLQHPPEYIPEMIRLWRDEGYEVVEGIKATRGRETMWGKIAALTYYRLFNKATGINLTNASDFKLLDQKVVETWKTLKEKDTFFRGMSAWLGYKRIQIPFPVQERREGKSKWSLPSLFKLAIDSITSFSAMPLQIITGLGIGLLLFDVVLVGQTLYMKFSGQAFTGFTTVIILILGIGSCVMISLGIIGIYISKIYDEVKGRPRYIISEQKKSVLKTIRRKIQ, encoded by the coding sequence TTGATTTCCATCATCCTACCTGTATACAACGAGGAAAAGCAAATCTATGTCAATGTCCAAAGAATCCGTTCAATTTTATTAGGTGCCAAGATCAAGCATCAGCTGATCATCATTGACGATGGGTCAACGGATGGTTCATGGTCAGAGCTGCAGCGATTAGCCGAGGATTTTAATAATGTACTCCTTCTCAAATTCAGCAGGAACTTTGGCAAAGAGGCTGCTTTATGTGCCGGACTGGAGACCGCCACAGGAGATGCCTGTGTGATCCTTGATGCGGATCTTCAGCACCCTCCTGAATACATTCCGGAAATGATCCGCCTCTGGCGGGATGAAGGGTATGAAGTGGTTGAAGGAATCAAAGCCACCCGGGGCAGGGAAACGATGTGGGGAAAAATAGCCGCCTTGACCTATTACAGACTGTTTAATAAAGCTACTGGCATTAATCTAACCAATGCCTCGGATTTTAAACTCTTAGACCAGAAAGTAGTGGAGACTTGGAAAACCCTTAAAGAAAAGGATACCTTTTTCCGCGGCATGTCGGCTTGGCTGGGGTATAAACGAATCCAGATTCCTTTTCCGGTTCAGGAGCGAAGGGAAGGGAAATCCAAGTGGTCCTTGCCAAGCTTGTTTAAGCTGGCTATTGATTCCATTACTTCCTTCAGTGCCATGCCTTTGCAAATCATCACCGGACTGGGGATCGGGCTGCTGCTTTTCGATGTGGTCCTAGTAGGGCAGACTCTGTATATGAAGTTCAGCGGTCAGGCCTTTACAGGGTTTACCACAGTGATCATTCTGATCCTGGGCATCGGCAGTTGTGTCATGATCAGTCTTGGCATTATCGGCATCTATATCTCAAAAATCTATGATGAAGTCAAAGGAAGACCCCGCTATATCATCTCCGAACAGAAAAAAAGTGTACTCAAAACGATCCGCAGAAAAATCCAGTAA
- a CDS encoding GtrA family protein, whose protein sequence is MVGGSTALLELLLFLGLRRGVGFDLASANILAMGIATGVNFLMNRNWSFRSSTRVSRSFVLYISLILFNMVFTTWLIALLVSWGVSDFWAKFMMMAAATLWNFALYRKVIFT, encoded by the coding sequence ATTGTCGGCGGTTCCACAGCCCTTTTGGAACTGCTCCTATTCCTTGGCTTACGGCGGGGCGTCGGTTTCGATCTGGCATCGGCAAATATTCTCGCCATGGGAATTGCCACCGGAGTCAATTTCTTAATGAACCGGAATTGGTCCTTTCGCAGCAGTACCAGGGTAAGCCGCAGTTTTGTCTTATATATCTCCCTGATCCTGTTCAATATGGTTTTTACCACTTGGCTGATCGCACTTTTGGTAAGCTGGGGAGTGAGCGACTTTTGGGCTAAATTTATGATGATGGCCGCGGCAACACTTTGGAATTTTGCACTCTATAGGAAAGTGATTTTTACTTAA
- a CDS encoding TetR/AcrR family transcriptional regulator has product MQEYHEVQWRIFHTLGCLLEKTNLDSISTKQLCEESHVSRQTFYRYFHDKYSVVNWHFDLLAEDTLLQIGRTLTWLQAHIKLFAELYKERSVYVYAAHSEDYNAIGKYAYRRSRDIYTGTLTNYIKLSPTKALLFQIDAAALLTSQCMFIWGEKGMREPPEELAALMDTVLPPELKGIFDHNLPSPGLSHNPLTKIEMCQRAH; this is encoded by the coding sequence ATGCAAGAGTACCATGAAGTACAGTGGCGCATTTTTCACACTCTTGGTTGTCTTCTCGAAAAAACCAACCTTGATTCTATTAGCACTAAACAGCTCTGCGAAGAGAGCCATGTATCCCGTCAGACGTTTTACCGCTATTTTCACGATAAGTATTCTGTTGTTAACTGGCATTTTGATCTTTTAGCTGAAGATACTCTCCTGCAAATCGGCCGTACCCTGACCTGGCTGCAAGCCCATATTAAATTATTTGCCGAACTGTATAAAGAACGCTCCGTGTATGTTTATGCTGCCCATTCTGAGGACTACAATGCCATCGGCAAATATGCCTATCGCCGCTCAAGGGACATCTATACCGGAACGCTGACTAACTACATAAAGCTTTCACCCACGAAAGCCTTGCTTTTTCAAATTGATGCGGCAGCCTTGCTTACCTCACAATGTATGTTTATCTGGGGGGAGAAAGGTATGAGAGAGCCCCCTGAGGAGTTGGCGGCCTTGATGGATACTGTCCTTCCACCGGAGCTGAAGGGAATTTTCGATCATAACCTGCCCTCACCTGGTCTTTCACATAATCCTTTGACAAAAATAGAAATGTGCCAAAGAGCCCATTGA
- a CDS encoding FAD-dependent oxidoreductase, with amino-acid sequence MVEKKTATEEKSLSRRDFLRNTGILAGGAVLGTGLLAGCSDSAAKAEAPPPVEQTWDYEADVVIIGLGGAGASAAIEAHDAGAKVLVIEKQAEKTHYPNTRMSGGVWHNPDPMGDRGARVEYIKAMMSGENIPWKNEGEQEHVSAEMAEMFADGIMDVENFLMTQAPDLDPAGMAPGGEASFPMFPKFKEAKYGKTINTRYKDFQNADDNVPAYEQPKEQKSAGEAFYWALVEEGIKGKRPEIQILFSTPAKRLIQGENGEIRGVIATQGDKEIKVKAKRAVVLSSGGYEYNLPMRRAFLEGPGVTGWGFYGSPDNTGDGIEMAILVGAGLVKVAKAASRIESAFPHGKNWDEKGLKMGSNTSVTSSKNSVIVDNFGKRYTDEHIITDSTRPYRYQFYKEAVHYDLLTMNYPRIPSWIIFDETRRTSSPVVGTSGSTVGYGFLPWSKDNLDAIQRGWILKADTLEELAAKIKADPENRELIDTQTLIDNVKKFNEYCAVGVDKDFGRTPATMGPVEKPPFYAMKLYPGGPNTKGGIDANAKREALDWNAKPIPRLYTAGEISSVFKFTYQAGGNLTECIVCGRVAGKNAAGQTPWS; translated from the coding sequence ATGGTTGAGAAAAAAACGGCTACTGAAGAAAAAAGTTTATCCCGGAGAGATTTTTTGCGCAACACCGGTATTTTGGCCGGAGGAGCTGTTCTCGGCACCGGTCTGTTAGCCGGTTGTTCAGACAGTGCCGCCAAGGCGGAGGCTCCGCCTCCGGTTGAGCAAACCTGGGATTATGAAGCCGATGTCGTCATCATTGGTCTGGGGGGCGCAGGTGCATCGGCAGCCATTGAAGCTCACGATGCCGGCGCCAAAGTTCTCGTTATCGAAAAGCAGGCAGAAAAGACTCATTACCCCAATACGAGAATGAGCGGCGGCGTATGGCATAACCCTGATCCAATGGGCGATAGGGGAGCCCGGGTTGAGTATATCAAAGCTATGATGAGCGGGGAAAATATTCCTTGGAAGAACGAAGGCGAGCAGGAACATGTATCCGCTGAAATGGCGGAAATGTTTGCCGACGGTATTATGGATGTAGAAAACTTCCTGATGACCCAGGCTCCTGACCTCGATCCCGCCGGCATGGCACCCGGAGGGGAGGCATCCTTCCCGATGTTCCCGAAGTTTAAGGAAGCCAAATACGGCAAAACCATTAATACCCGCTATAAGGATTTTCAGAATGCTGATGACAATGTCCCGGCCTATGAGCAGCCCAAAGAGCAGAAATCCGCAGGGGAAGCATTCTATTGGGCCCTTGTTGAAGAGGGAATCAAAGGAAAACGTCCGGAAATTCAGATTTTATTCAGTACCCCGGCCAAAAGGTTAATTCAAGGGGAGAACGGTGAAATCCGTGGGGTTATCGCTACCCAAGGCGATAAGGAAATCAAAGTTAAGGCGAAAAGGGCAGTCGTGCTGTCCAGTGGCGGATATGAATATAATCTCCCCATGCGCAGAGCTTTCCTGGAAGGTCCCGGAGTAACAGGGTGGGGATTTTACGGATCACCGGATAATACGGGTGACGGCATTGAAATGGCTATCCTGGTGGGCGCCGGTTTGGTCAAAGTGGCTAAAGCAGCCTCTCGGATTGAGTCAGCCTTCCCCCACGGGAAGAATTGGGATGAAAAAGGCCTCAAAATGGGTTCCAACACCAGCGTAACCTCTTCGAAGAACAGTGTCATCGTCGATAACTTCGGCAAGCGCTATACTGATGAACACATCATCACCGATTCCACACGCCCCTATCGTTATCAATTCTATAAAGAAGCTGTCCATTATGATCTCTTAACCATGAACTACCCCCGGATTCCCAGCTGGATCATCTTTGATGAAACCCGCAGAACCTCCAGTCCGGTGGTAGGAACCAGCGGCTCAACCGTGGGTTATGGCTTCCTGCCTTGGAGTAAGGATAATTTAGATGCCATCCAACGGGGCTGGATCCTTAAAGCCGATACCCTTGAAGAATTAGCGGCCAAGATCAAAGCCGATCCGGAAAACCGTGAGCTTATTGATACGCAAACTCTGATCGACAATGTGAAGAAATTTAATGAATACTGTGCTGTCGGTGTAGATAAAGACTTTGGCAGAACTCCTGCCACCATGGGTCCCGTTGAGAAACCGCCTTTCTATGCTATGAAGCTGTATCCGGGAGGACCAAACACTAAGGGTGGTATTGATGCCAATGCCAAGCGGGAGGCCCTTGATTGGAATGCCAAGCCCATACCAAGACTTTACACAGCCGGTGAAATATCTTCAGTCTTTAAGTTTACTTATCAAGCCGGCGGCAATTTGACCGAATGTATCGTCTGCGGACGGGTGGCAGGTAAGAATGCCGCCGGACAGACCCCGTGGTCATAA
- a CDS encoding cytochrome c3 family protein, which yields MMALIIMFLAIGVIAGCSNTADTPPQTTDTAQTPTPPTTGEPTAPATDTKDWWTPDMDCALCHASNVESMQNTKLTISAHAQEGQNCVDCHGLETLQEAHQGATTVPGNITVRMPKEMCFQCHGSYEEIAALTADSTVLPKKDGGYANPHVRPNENHDADVECYKCHKMHKEYDNRAECLSCHHTGELTCYTCH from the coding sequence ATGATGGCACTTATCATCATGTTTCTGGCTATCGGCGTGATTGCCGGATGTTCAAACACTGCGGATACTCCTCCCCAAACCACGGATACCGCACAGACTCCAACACCACCGACCACAGGAGAACCCACTGCACCGGCGACGGACACCAAGGATTGGTGGACACCGGATATGGACTGCGCTCTCTGCCATGCCAGCAATGTAGAATCTATGCAGAACACCAAGCTTACCATCTCGGCTCATGCTCAGGAAGGACAAAACTGTGTGGACTGTCATGGCTTGGAAACCCTCCAGGAAGCCCATCAAGGCGCCACAACAGTCCCCGGCAATATCACCGTAAGAATGCCCAAAGAGATGTGCTTCCAGTGCCATGGTTCCTATGAAGAGATAGCCGCTCTTACGGCAGACAGCACCGTACTGCCTAAGAAAGATGGCGGTTATGCCAATCCCCATGTTCGCCCCAATGAAAACCATGATGCTGATGTAGAGTGTTATAAATGCCATAAAATGCATAAGGAATACGACAATAGAGCCGAATGTTTAAGTTGTCATCATACGGGCGAGCTTACTTGCTATACATGCCACTGA
- a CDS encoding CYTH domain-containing protein, whose product MSLTIANQSDVFKFALVLYDYLMQKGQTKEAYDLSLLVDSCYSNDRYALKAHLQAFIQIQEKVQALPLPYQHALEEAITYIAQELKVGKAKEVPKGCGAVADTGECRENTATAQEFQEFQEIELKLKVPNPQLGEMILQDPLIKELSRDFQLRVREYETTYYDTPSHLLINHQVCYRIRNFAGMYIAAIKGFGSSRKGLSIRSEWNRQLPENAPTLEPFLDLAIGRELESLIKDEELLPIFCTRFKRSTLDLIGQDGSRIELALDIGEIVAGSRRESICELELELKSGQVEDVVRLGEALSEAYRLTPEERSKYQRGLMLAGLMSSEI is encoded by the coding sequence ATGAGTCTTACTATTGCCAATCAATCCGACGTCTTTAAATTTGCTCTTGTTCTCTATGACTATCTCATGCAAAAGGGACAAACGAAAGAAGCTTATGATTTGAGCCTGTTGGTAGACTCCTGTTATAGCAATGATAGATACGCTCTAAAGGCTCATCTCCAGGCTTTCATACAAATACAGGAAAAAGTACAGGCTTTGCCTCTTCCATACCAGCATGCTCTTGAGGAAGCCATAACCTATATTGCTCAGGAGCTGAAGGTTGGGAAAGCTAAGGAGGTCCCGAAAGGCTGCGGGGCTGTTGCGGATACTGGAGAGTGCCGGGAAAACACGGCAACGGCTCAAGAATTTCAGGAATTTCAGGAAATTGAACTAAAACTCAAGGTGCCTAATCCCCAACTGGGGGAGATGATACTTCAGGACCCTTTAATTAAGGAGTTAAGCCGGGATTTCCAGCTCCGGGTCAGGGAATATGAGACAACCTATTATGACACTCCCAGCCATCTGCTCATCAATCATCAAGTATGTTACAGAATACGGAATTTCGCAGGGATGTATATCGCCGCTATCAAAGGATTCGGTTCTTCCCGGAAGGGGCTGTCCATAAGAAGTGAATGGAATCGGCAACTACCGGAGAACGCCCCCACGCTGGAGCCTTTTCTGGATTTGGCCATAGGCCGGGAGTTGGAGAGCCTTATTAAAGATGAAGAACTTCTCCCCATATTCTGCACCCGCTTTAAGCGCAGCACCCTTGACCTCATCGGCCAGGACGGCAGCCGCATTGAGTTAGCTCTGGATATCGGGGAGATCGTAGCAGGCAGTAGAAGGGAATCTATCTGCGAGCTTGAACTTGAACTTAAAAGCGGTCAAGTGGAGGATGTGGTGAGATTAGGAGAGGCCCTTTCTGAAGCCTATCGGCTAACCCCTGAAGAGCGAAGCAAATATCAACGGGGCCTGATGCTTGCGGGACTCATGTCCTCTGAAATTTAA